The Neisseria subflava DNA window CAAAGCAATCACATACCGTATCTTGTGTTTTTTAATGGGAAGACTGAACAATGAATGCAGCAACGAATATTAAAGTAACCAAACGCGACGGACGCTTGGAAGATATCAATTTAGACAAAATCCACCGTGTTGTTACTTGGGCGGCAGAAGGCCTACAAAACGTCTCCGTATCGCAAGTCGAGCTCAAATCACATATTCAGTTTTACAACGGTATCCGTACCGACGACATCCATGAGACCATCATCAAGGCCGCGGCCGACCTGATCTCACAAGATACGCCCGATTATCAATATCTGGCCGCCCGCCTCGCCATTTTCCATCTACGCAAAATCGCTTATGGCGAATTCGAACCGCCTCACCTCTACGATCACGTTAAAAAACTGACTGAAGCAGGCAAATACGACCGCCACGTCATCGCAGATTACAGCCGCGAAGAATTCGACGAGCTGAATGCCTATATCGACCACAGCCGCGATATGACCTTCTCTTATGCTGCCGTAAAACAGCTGGAAGGCAAATATCTGGTTCAAAACCGTGTTACCCGCCAAATTTATGAAACGCCTCAGTTCTTATACATTTTGGTGGCCATGTGTCTCTTCAGCAAATATCCGAAAGAGACCCGTTTGGATTACGTCAAACGTTTTTACGACGCCGTTTCCACATTCAAAGTATCGCTGCCTACGCCTATCATGAGCGGCGTGCGTACGCCTACCCGTCAATTCTCAAGCTGCGTATTGATTGAATGCGATGACAGCCTCGACTCCATCAACGCCACCACCAGCGCGATTGTGAAATACGTTTCCCAGCGTGCAGGCATCGGCATCAATGCCGGCCGTATCCGCGGCTTGGGTAGCGAAATCCGTGGCGGCGAAGCGCAACACACCGGCTGTATCCCATTCTTCAAAATGTTCCAAGCGGCCGTTAAGTCCTGCTCGCAAGGCGGCGTACGCGGTGGCGCGGCAACCTTGTTCTACCCATTGTGGCACATCGAAGCCGAAAGCCTGTTGGTATTGAAAAACAACCGAGGCGTAGAAGACAACCGTATCCGCCAACTGGACTACGGCGTACAAATCAACCGCCTGCTGTACACCCGCTTGATCAAAGGCGGCAACATTACCCTGTTCTCGCCGAATGAAGTTCCGGGTTTGTATGATGCCTTCTTCGCCGACCAAGACGAATTCGAGCGTCTCTACACTCAATACGAGCAAGATCCAAACATCCGCAAACGTACTTTGCCGGCAACAGAATTGTTCTCCACCCTGATGCAGGAGCGCGCCGGTACCGGTCGTATCTATATCCAAAACGTTGACCACTGCAACACGCACAGCCCGTTTGATCCGCGCGTTGCGCCTGTTCATCAGTCCAACTTGTGCATGGAAATCGCCCTGCCGACCAAACCTTTGGACAACATCAACGATCCGAACGGCGAAATCGCCCTATGTACCTTGTCCGCCTTCAACTTGGGCGCATTGAACAACTTGGACGAACTGAAGGAGCTTGCCGATTTGACCGTACGCGCACTTGATGCCCTGCTGGATTATCAAGACTATCCGGTTGCTGCAGCACGCACCGCGACCATGAACCGCCGCACACTCGGCATTGGCGTCATCAACTACGCCTACTATCTGGCGAAAAACGGCGTACGTTACAGCGACGACTCCGCCCTCGGCCTGACCCACCGTACCTTTGAAGCCATGCAGTATTACCTGCTCAAAGCATCGGTAAACCTTGCCAAAGAATACGGCGCATGCCCGCTGTTCAACCAAACCGTTTATTCGCAAGGCAAACTGCCTATCGACACCTACAAAAAAGACTTGGACACCGTGTGCAGCGAGCCTTTGCACTACGACTGGGAAAGCCTGCGTGCCGACATCGTCAAATACGGCCTGCGCAACTCTACCCTGACCGCACTCATGCCGTCTGAAACCAGCTCGCAAATTGCCAACGCCACCAACGGCATCGAGCCTCCACGCGGCCTAGTCAGCGTTAAAGCATCAAAAGACGGTATTTTGAAACAAGTCGTACCGGAATTTGAAACCCTGAAAGATGCCTACGAAACCCTGTGGCAGCTTCCCGGCAACGAAGGCTACCTGAAACTCGTTGGTGTAATGCAAAAATTCGTCGATCAATCGATTTCCGCCAATACCGCCTACGACCCGAACAAATTTGAAGGCAGCAAAGTTTCCATGAAACAAATGCTGAAAGACCTGCTGACCGCCTATAAATACGGCGTCAAAACCCTGTACTACCACAACACCCGCGACGGCGCGGACGATACGCAGGCCGATATTCAAGATGATGGCTGCGCTGGTGGGGCTTGTAAGATTTGAGCATATTAAAGATTGTTGAAGATTTGTAAGAAAATTTAATATGAGTATTATGGATACAACAGCTATAACTATTTTAACTGCAGGTGCTACAACATTATTGACAAAGGGAGCTGAGGCACCAGCTCATACATTAAATCTAGTGTGGAAACAAGTATTTGGACCTATTGATTTATGGATGGAAAAACAACAATTAAAAAGGAAAAAAGAGTTAGCTGATTTCAGTGATAGACTTAATAAAAATTTAGAAAAAATTCCTCAAGAAGAAATTCAAGAACCTAAATATAGTATTTTAGGACCTGCAATCGAGGCATCTCAATATTACCTTGAAGAAGAAGAGCTTAGAGAAATATTTGCAAAATTAGTATCTTCCTCCTTCGATGCTAGAAATAATGGAAAGATCCACAATAGCTTTGTTGAAAAAGTTAAGTCTTTATCATCCCATGATGCAAAACTTCTTCAATTAATGAAAGACTTAAAAAGTCTAGCAATTAGCAAATATTATATTAAAAAAAATAATGACAATGCATTAATTTTTTTTAATTTAATTGTTTGCCTTGCATTTGGAGAGCAAGACATTGAAAAAACGGCAATATCTATAGATAATTTAATCCAATTAGGTTTGGTACGTATTGATTTTGATAGATGTTTTCAAGATGATAAGCAATATGAAGATTTTTATTCTACTAGTTTACTTGAGTCTTTAAGCATATGTAATCCACTTACAGATTTAAAATTAAAAATTCAAAGTTTATTAGAAAAAAATTATTCTAAAAATGAAATTGCTTTAGATTTGAATATTTCTATTTTAGATATTGAGGATTGTTTAGAAGAAAAAAAAGTAGAGTTGAAAAAAGGGGTGTGTGAATTAACTTCATTAGGAAATATGTTTGTGAATATATGTTGTTGATTTATATAAATACGTACTCTTTAAATTTGTAAATTCTATCCCTAAGAGAAACAGCTATGTCCTGCGAACACTTAACTATGTCATACAGCACCTTTTCAAAAACCAAAAACGACGCGCTGAAAGAGCCGATGTTTTTTGGTCAGCCGGTAAATGTCGCCCGTTATGACCAGCAGAAATACGAAGTATTTGAAAAACTGATCGAAAAACAATTGTCTTTCTTCTGGCGTCCGGAAGAAATCGACGTATCGCGCGACCGTATCGACTACGCCAATCTGCCCGAACACGAAAAACATATTTTCATCAGCAATCTGAAATACCAAACTCTGCTCGATTCGATCCAAGGCCGCAGCCCAAATGTTGCGTTCTTGCCTTTGGTGTCGATTCCCGAGCTGGAAACTTGGATTGAAACGTGGAGCTTCAGCGAAACCATTCACTCGCGCAGCTACACTCATATCATCCGTAATATCGTGAATGATCCTTCGGTCGTGTTCGATGATATTGTGCAAAACAAATACATCATCGCCCGCGCTGAAGATATTGCCTGCTATTACGATGATTTAATTGAATACACCCAGTATTACAATCTGTTGGGCGAAGGTTCGCACAATATCGGCGGCAAGCTTGTTACCGTATCTTTGCGTGAGTTAAAGAAAAAGCTCTATCTCTGCCTGATGTGCGTCAATGTATTGGAAGCCATCCGCTTCTACGTTTCATTCGCCTGCTCTTTCGCCTTTGCCGAGCGCGAATTGATGGAAGGCAACGCTAAAATCATCAAGCTGATTGCCCGTGACGAAGCCCTGCATTTAACCAGCACCCAGCATATGCTCAACCTGATGCGTGCCGGTGCCGATGATCCTGAAATGGCTGAAATCGCCAATGAATTGCAGGACGAATGCTTCAACCTCTTCAAAAAAGCAGCCGAGCAGGAAAAAGAATGGGCGGCTTATCTGTTTAAAGACGGCTCAATGATTGGCCTGAACAAGGAAATTCTGGCTCAATACGTTGAATACATTACCAATCTGCGTATGCAGGCGGTTGGCCTTCCTGCCGGATTTGAAGGTGCGACCCAAAATCCGATTCCTTGGATCAACGCATGGCTGTCTTCTGACAATGTACAGGTTGCGCCGCAGGAAGTGGAAATTTCTTCTTACTTAATCGGTCAGATTGATTCGGAAGTCAGCGCGGACGATTTGGGCGATTTCGAGCTGTAAACCGCGTTTCAGACGGCCTTTGGGCGTAACCGGCCGTCTGAAAATCTCTTTTCAATCCTCAAGGTATAACCAAAAATGAAGATTTATGGCGACATTGCGGTAAAAGCAGCTGAATCATATTCTAAATATGAAGATATGGAACAAGCTTGGACAGAGATTGCGGCATCATTTCCCATCAAGGAGTCAATTAGAAAAAAAGGATGCCCAAAGAATGCATTTTTGGGATTGTGTCGTGCGAGGTTGGTTAAAGGAATCAACCCGGAAAAAGTCAAAACCAAACATTCCAAAAACGGAGAATATGCCGTTGCAGCGGTCAGTCTTTTAAAAAATGATCCCGAATGGGCAAATCAGAAAAAATCCGTTTTCTGGCGCGAAATTGTGGGTAATGAAAAAAAATATAACAGCCAGCTTCATGTCGTTTTGGCCTTGTGGGAAAAAGGCTTGATTATTTGAATTTATATATTTAAGGCCGTCTGAAACATTGTTCAGACGGCCTCTATGCCCTAAAACACACATGGCACTCATTAGCACACACGACAAAACCTTCCAACTCCAACAAGGCGAAACCTTATTGGAGGGCTTGGAGCGCACTGGACACGAAGTTGAATACCAATGTCGCAGCGGTTATTGCGGTTCATGCCGGGTTAAAATCTTGGATGGGAAAGTCTCTTATGATAATTTTCCGCTCGCTTTTGTCGCGCCCGGAGAAATTTTGCCGTGCTGCTGCCGGGTTACTGAAGACATCAAACTCGATTGTCGGGAGCGCATCAAAGAGCCGGATTTATTTGATGTCGATTTATTTGAA harbors:
- the nrdA gene encoding class 1a ribonucleoside-diphosphate reductase subunit alpha, whose protein sequence is MNAATNIKVTKRDGRLEDINLDKIHRVVTWAAEGLQNVSVSQVELKSHIQFYNGIRTDDIHETIIKAAADLISQDTPDYQYLAARLAIFHLRKIAYGEFEPPHLYDHVKKLTEAGKYDRHVIADYSREEFDELNAYIDHSRDMTFSYAAVKQLEGKYLVQNRVTRQIYETPQFLYILVAMCLFSKYPKETRLDYVKRFYDAVSTFKVSLPTPIMSGVRTPTRQFSSCVLIECDDSLDSINATTSAIVKYVSQRAGIGINAGRIRGLGSEIRGGEAQHTGCIPFFKMFQAAVKSCSQGGVRGGAATLFYPLWHIEAESLLVLKNNRGVEDNRIRQLDYGVQINRLLYTRLIKGGNITLFSPNEVPGLYDAFFADQDEFERLYTQYEQDPNIRKRTLPATELFSTLMQERAGTGRIYIQNVDHCNTHSPFDPRVAPVHQSNLCMEIALPTKPLDNINDPNGEIALCTLSAFNLGALNNLDELKELADLTVRALDALLDYQDYPVAAARTATMNRRTLGIGVINYAYYLAKNGVRYSDDSALGLTHRTFEAMQYYLLKASVNLAKEYGACPLFNQTVYSQGKLPIDTYKKDLDTVCSEPLHYDWESLRADIVKYGLRNSTLTALMPSETSSQIANATNGIEPPRGLVSVKASKDGILKQVVPEFETLKDAYETLWQLPGNEGYLKLVGVMQKFVDQSISANTAYDPNKFEGSKVSMKQMLKDLLTAYKYGVKTLYYHNTRDGADDTQADIQDDGCAGGACKI
- a CDS encoding DUF4393 domain-containing protein encodes the protein MSIMDTTAITILTAGATTLLTKGAEAPAHTLNLVWKQVFGPIDLWMEKQQLKRKKELADFSDRLNKNLEKIPQEEIQEPKYSILGPAIEASQYYLEEEELREIFAKLVSSSFDARNNGKIHNSFVEKVKSLSSHDAKLLQLMKDLKSLAISKYYIKKNNDNALIFFNLIVCLAFGEQDIEKTAISIDNLIQLGLVRIDFDRCFQDDKQYEDFYSTSLLESLSICNPLTDLKLKIQSLLEKNYSKNEIALDLNISILDIEDCLEEKKVELKKGVCELTSLGNMFVNICC
- the nrdB gene encoding class Ia ribonucleoside-diphosphate reductase subunit beta; this encodes MSYSTFSKTKNDALKEPMFFGQPVNVARYDQQKYEVFEKLIEKQLSFFWRPEEIDVSRDRIDYANLPEHEKHIFISNLKYQTLLDSIQGRSPNVAFLPLVSIPELETWIETWSFSETIHSRSYTHIIRNIVNDPSVVFDDIVQNKYIIARAEDIACYYDDLIEYTQYYNLLGEGSHNIGGKLVTVSLRELKKKLYLCLMCVNVLEAIRFYVSFACSFAFAERELMEGNAKIIKLIARDEALHLTSTQHMLNLMRAGADDPEMAEIANELQDECFNLFKKAAEQEKEWAAYLFKDGSMIGLNKEILAQYVEYITNLRMQAVGLPAGFEGATQNPIPWINAWLSSDNVQVAPQEVEISSYLIGQIDSEVSADDLGDFEL
- a CDS encoding DUF6979 family protein — protein: MKIYGDIAVKAAESYSKYEDMEQAWTEIAASFPIKESIRKKGCPKNAFLGLCRARLVKGINPEKVKTKHSKNGEYAVAAVSLLKNDPEWANQKKSVFWREIVGNEKKYNSQLHVVLALWEKGLII
- the yfaE gene encoding class I ribonucleotide reductase maintenance protein YfaE, giving the protein MALISTHDKTFQLQQGETLLEGLERTGHEVEYQCRSGYCGSCRVKILDGKVSYDNFPLAFVAPGEILPCCCRVTEDIKLDCRERIKEPDLFDVDLFEDK